The following proteins are co-located in the Hypomesus transpacificus isolate Combined female chromosome 23, fHypTra1, whole genome shotgun sequence genome:
- the u2af1 gene encoding splicing factor U2AF 35 kDa subunit isoform X2 gives MQEHYDEFFEEVFAEMEEKYGEVEEMNVCDNLGDHLVGNVYVKFRREEDAEKAVMDLNNRWFNGQPIQAELSPVTDFREACCRQYEMGECTRGGFCNFMHLKPISRELRRELYGRRRKSRHRSRSRERRSRSRERGDRGDRGDRGRGGGGGGGGGGGGGGGGGRDRERRRSRDRERSGRF, from the exons ATGCAGGAGCACTACGATGAGTTCTTCGAG GAAGTCTTTGCGGAGATGGAGGAAAAGtatggagaggtggaagagatgaatgtgtgtgacaaCCTCGGAGACCATCTGGTGGGGAACGTCTACGTGAAG TTCCGTCGTGAGGAGGATGCCGAGAAGGCTGTGATGGATCTGAATAATCGATGGTTTAATGGCCAGCCCATCCAAGCCGAGCTTTCCCCCGTAACAGACTTCAGAGAAGCCTGCTGTCGCCAGTATGAAATGGG GGAATGCACTCGTGGCGGCTTCTGCAACTTCATGCACCTGAAGCCCATCTCCAGGGAACTGAGGAGGGAGCTTTATGGACGACGCAGGAAGAG CAGACATCGCTCACGGTCGAGGGAACGCCGCTCACGTTCGCGGGAACGAGGTGACCGAGGAGATAGAGGAGACCGAGGccgcggaggaggaggtggtgggggtgggggtggaggaggtggtggtggtggtggacgaGATCGGGAGAGGCGTCGCTCCAGAGACCGAGAACGTTCTGGAAGATTTTGA